In a genomic window of Dyadobacter fermentans DSM 18053:
- a CDS encoding DUF5618 family protein, with amino-acid sequence MTDKNPISEAKRYLDNARTILKEKGNKENRFYRDPKYVKMAGHTAYAGVLLALDACFGDKTKGRKDVGWYKEQLSGMDKTALKNFISAYDLLHVAMSYDGNTDSDIAKLGLTRADEIILWVEQRTVTC; translated from the coding sequence ATGACAGACAAAAACCCGATTTCGGAAGCAAAGCGCTATCTGGACAATGCGCGGACTATTTTGAAAGAGAAAGGAAACAAGGAAAACCGGTTTTATCGCGACCCTAAGTACGTCAAAATGGCGGGCCACACCGCATATGCAGGCGTGCTTCTTGCCCTGGACGCATGTTTCGGAGACAAGACCAAGGGCAGAAAGGACGTAGGATGGTATAAGGAGCAGCTGTCGGGCATGGACAAAACTGCCCTGAAAAACTTCATCAGCGCCTACGATCTGCTGCATGTGGCGATGAGCTACGATGGCAATACCGATTCGGATATCGCCAAACTGGGACTAACGCGCGCAGATGAAATCATCCTGTGGGTCGAGCAGCGGACTGTTACTTGCTAA